The proteins below come from a single Parageobacillus thermoglucosidasius genomic window:
- the hpaI gene encoding 2,4-dihydroxyhept-2-ene-1,7-dioic acid aldolase → MAYEEMKQRLKGSIAPVITPFDSEGNIDFETMKKLIDWQIENGSHGISVTGTSGEPSSLTIEERKKVMETAKKAVNGRVPFIPATGSTNHAETLELTKFAQEIGADAAMVIVPYYNKPSQQALYKHFKAVADSVDIPIIIYNIPGRTAVNLEVRTMARLVEDCPNIIGAKESNKDFEHVNRVLLYCGRDFLLFSGIELLCYPMLAIGGAGSISATANVTPAKVAEMHNAWFEGDVERAQNLHFELMELNDILFIETNPGPVKAALGMMGKITPKLRLPLDLPSEEVQEKIRQTLVKYNLLTEVTS, encoded by the coding sequence ATGGCTTACGAGGAAATGAAGCAGAGATTAAAGGGCTCCATTGCCCCTGTCATTACACCGTTTGACAGCGAAGGAAACATCGATTTTGAAACGATGAAAAAATTAATTGACTGGCAAATTGAAAACGGAAGCCATGGAATTTCCGTCACAGGAACATCGGGAGAACCTAGCTCCTTAACGATAGAAGAACGCAAGAAAGTAATGGAAACGGCAAAAAAAGCAGTAAATGGAAGAGTTCCATTTATTCCGGCGACTGGTTCTACGAATCATGCGGAAACGCTTGAATTGACAAAGTTTGCCCAAGAAATTGGCGCGGACGCCGCTATGGTGATTGTACCTTACTATAATAAGCCGTCCCAGCAGGCGCTTTATAAGCATTTCAAAGCTGTCGCTGATTCGGTGGATATTCCGATTATTATTTATAACATTCCAGGAAGAACGGCAGTGAATTTAGAAGTGCGGACAATGGCGCGGCTAGTGGAAGATTGCCCGAATATTATCGGAGCGAAAGAATCCAATAAAGATTTTGAACACGTCAATCGCGTTCTTCTTTATTGCGGCAGAGATTTTCTCTTATTCTCCGGCATTGAGCTGCTATGCTATCCAATGCTGGCGATTGGAGGCGCTGGGTCAATCAGCGCGACAGCGAACGTGACGCCAGCAAAAGTAGCGGAAATGCACAATGCGTGGTTTGAAGGAGACGTGGAACGGGCGCAAAATCTTCATTTTGAACTGATGGAGTTAAACGATATTTTATTCATCGAAACAAATCCAGGGCCAGTAAAGGCAGCGTTAGGAATGATGGGGAAAATTACGCCGAAGTTGCGGCTGCCGCTTGATTTGCCAAGCGAA